The DNA segment TTTCAGTCTTTTGGACCATCATCATTCTTTGTTTCAGTGTTTAAATCATGTGTTCATGAAAACTGCTTTATCTCCAAAATCATACCAGAGGATGACGTTATTGTAAGTACTATAGATTATACAATCAGTTTGTTGATGATCCTTTTGTATCTGTATATtggttttttaattttaattatcaTTACCTTTTCAGGTCAAGGCTGATGAATTTAGGAGGCAATGTTATGGAAAAAAATTCAAAGGTGGTGAATCAACTCTTTATGTAGGAGATAGATTTTGGAATGTTAAGATGGACGGATTATCTGACAGCTGTGTTTTTACTCATGGATGTTTTGAGATGGTAAACGATCTTGCCTTAGACAGGCGATCTACGTTTGTCTTTGCAATGGCTGGATATAAAACTTTCGAGGTTTCTGTCTTTAATCATGTACCGGTACTGAAATTCAATTCAAGAAGGTTGACTTAGTTGTTTTGGATGACTTGATTTATGGTGATGATGGTTATGATTTGGTTATTGCGGTTAGTATTATAGATCttactattatttatttattaacgCGAGCTTATAAGTCGAACATGAATTTAACACGGTTGGTATTTGTGATTTATTTTTTAGTCTGAGTATAAGCAGAAGTTTAGTACTGCCAGAACTGATGTTGAGCAAGGTGTTGTTGTGGATTGTGAAGATGACAAATTTCAGCTTTCAACTTTTGAGTCTGTTTTCAATGTAAATTCCTATATTTTAATCTAAGTTAACAAaccttatcatatatatatatatatatatatatatatatttgttgtgtTCTTACATTTTATCCGTCTATTGTTATTTGTGTAGGATATTGATGACTCCAAGTTTGATAAGTTTTTCTCATCTCTGCTTGAAATGGAAGACGTTAAGAAAAAGGTAAATTTATGTCaaagtttttattttcttattttattaaatttaattattATTCGTATtagattgttatatattttttttctcttatATGTAGTTCAAAGATGATTTGGATAAGAAAACAGATCCGAAGGTGAAAACAAATGTTGTTGGTGATAAAAATCAAGCTTCAAAGGTTTGTGTTCAGTTAGTAAATTATAGTTTTATGAAATTAACTGAATTACtttaccttttttttatttttacattaATTTTTTTCAAGTCAAGAGCAAGTTTGAGATAGATCTGGATAAATTTTTGATACCGAAGAATAAATCCCATGTATACATGCTGACTTAAGTATGATATAATGCAATTGCATTAAATCCTTCTATATtaatatgttttatgttttatgctttTTAGGTTGATCCGAAGTGGAAAACAAATGTTGTCGGTGATGAAAATCAAACTTCAAAGGTTTGTGTTCAGTTAGTAAATTATAGTTTTATGAAATTAACTGAATTACTttacctttttttatttttacattaATTTTTTTTCAGGTCAAGAGCAAGTTTGAGATGGATCTGGATAATTTTTTGATACGAAGAATAAATCCCATGTATACCTGCATACCTGCTGACTTAAGTATGATATAATGCAATTGCATTAATTCCTTCTATATTAATATGTTTAATGTTTTATAGGTTGATCCTAAAGGAAAACCAAATGTTTTTGCTTCTGACCGGAGTCTGTCCTCCTCCTCCATAGTTGTTTCTGATGTGAGTATTTCTGATAGAATTTGGTTTTCAATAATGCTACTTAATAATGTATTCATTTACCTGTTTAGGCCATGCCGAAATCTAAAGGTGATGTTGGTCAATTTGTGGTACCAAAAAAAAAGAAGGTAGTGTATCATATATAAATTTTTTACTTCTTATTTATTTGTTAGACAAACAACTAATTATTATTTCATTGAACTTATTAGGCCATGCGGATATCTAAAGCTGTTATGTTGGTGTCCGACGAGTCTCATATCACCCATCGTACACGTTCAAAGTTTACAAAGAAAAACGAATCCGTGGTTGTTGATAGCATGAAGCCTGTTGAAACCATATATGTTAGATCCATCCCACACACTTCTGATGTTGTTAGCCGTAAACGTTCTACATTGAAAAGGTCCAAAAAAGTTTCATTCATCGAGTTCACCAAAGTCGCTGAAAGCATAATGGTATGTTTTTTCATATGATTGTATTTCATATATTTTATTCAAGTAATAAGCATATATTATAAATGAATTTGataattaatttttttacttaGCGTTTACCATCTGATGTTGCGAGTGAGTTGGCTCTTTCTGTTGACAGCCTCCGTGATGTTACGATCCAGAACCTTAGAAGTGAGCTAACTAATATGAACATGATAACGGAAAAGAATGGAGATGGTTACAGGTATGGTTTTTCAAAGTAGTCGGCTTTCTTGAAATCAAATCACATCCAGTTCGGCACAACTCTTTTCTTTAAGTACATCAAGTCTTCGCAGCTTTTGATGTTGACCAAAGTTGTACACAAGACGACAAAGAAAAGAGGTCGTGCGTGACTGTTGGATTTTGTGGTTGTTGTTAGTTGGTTTTTAGACATTTTGGTGATGTGGTGGTTCGTTTTGGTTTTTTGATCCTTGGTGGTTATTAGTTAATGGTGGTTAGACAGTTGTTTGCGTAGTTTGTAATTGATCTTCGTAGCTTCAAGGTGGATGGTCAGTTATGTTTCCGTTTGAACAATTAGTAGTTAAACAATGATATTTTGTAAGAAAGTTGATAAGTTATTTTTTGTTTTAATCTAGAACATAATTTTGGTATTACTCCCTTTGCCAATTTGTCTTATTTCCTTTTCACATCGAATATATTACGGTTTTCATATCGTAGCCTCCAACGCAAACATCTGAACCTCTAAAGATATTATTTGAATTCgaatatttggttaatttattatggGTTGTTAATTGTTAATGTTTAAAATAACATGTCTCACTGTTAGTTTGATATACTTAGTGTAtaaacattaattttttttttatattttaagtgTAAATACAACCATTGAAGATGTTAAACCATGTGAAAACCACATTCAATTACAAAATAAATTGATGTTTCAACTTTTATGTTCACTTATTTATAGATGtatatcttttatttttattaacttattattgtttttaggaaatttatatatattataacaaaTGAGGAAACAATGATAATTGATTTATGTTAAATTATTTTTGGGAATACGTATATTGGTaattatctatatatattaattatatatatatatatattaatttagaACATTGCGAGGAATAGTAGCTATTCTGTTCTATAgtctattttgttttttttagtgtaaatttaCATTTTCATCCTTGCAGTTACTATTATTTACAACAATCGCCCACTTCAAATTACATTACATTTTGACTTAAATTTGGGCTTTTGTCTTTAACTTTTATACTTATCTATTGTAATGCATTTTAGGAACGATATTTAAGATACTTCAaatttaaaggtttttttttataatttaatgcATAAGTtttaatataatgtattttaggAACCTTATTTAAGATacttaaaaattctaaaaaaaaaataaagagtaaactgccattttggtccctaagaTTTTGTCACTTTTACCAcattagtccaaatctcaaatcttttaaatctgggtccgtGTGGTTTCACAgatattgtcattttggtccaaaagtgaaatcagctgatatttgtttaatataaTCTTGTTTCAATAGATTTTGTAAACTATTATTGAAGTTATAACGAAATATCATATAAAAGTTATGATAGATAAATTTATTTCTGTATTAATTGACAATCTTACTTAACTAAAATGGAAACTAGAATAGATTGACAATTAATTTTGATGtagatattatgttttatttgatCAAAATCTTTATAATATTGGTGTGTTTTGTAGGATCGcaatctgacccgaatgagtcgttcagaggtgttctactctgtttcaggtgcggaataacaagaaacaaagctagaaacagctgattcttcactttaactactgattgtattgatttgaacacaattacaagcagtcttcacaccggcagcacttcggtatggaaatcGTACAACTGTTctacctgatttcgctcaagacTACTATATATACTGTTGTGATTTCGCTCAAGATGACCAActgaccacataagcgaaatcagcatgaccacataagcgaaatcagcaCCTAtttgaccctatgagcgaaatcagctcctAAAACACATGTACTCtcatattttctcgtaaaacgtgccctaatctatacaatgcaatctaagactcgattcaagacgaagtcgacagatgtagtgcaccaacaaactccccctcagatgttgacgagtcgttcatcgagtctttgacaatgtcATGTCTTCACTTtttcaatcttgatcagtctctgggcttctctctttccatcttcatcaacagactcccctctcgatttgctggcatttctttgttcttcagcagcaTCTGGTTCATGCTTTGACTTCAGAGTCTACAGGAATCAGAAacctggctttcttcaatcagagtcctcaggtatcgtcACCTAGCTCTAGTTCAGCTTAGATCTCAGGATTGAATTAACCTGACTCAACTTAACCTGCAAaacctctacctcaaagtaagatTTACATTTAACAGTATGAGTATAAACGTATGCATCAACAGCAACTCTCTCTCATATCACTTTTTATaagatgaaccacttgttgatttaaaaaaaaacatttgatgttcaatatacactccccctcacaacaatgtcatcatgtttagcactcggaattttgaaaatcagctttctaatcatcagttatcaaaaatctttttgactttttcaaaagtttatgctaaaacacacacaaaatctttttggattttctgaaagaaagtaaatgacaccacttatataataaaaaattcataaatgaaatatttacaaacatatttttgtgagtttgtgtaagaggatcatatcagtttatgagacatgtcaccaacaccgttaagcttgatttcatttttagttttaaacaattcacctagattgtcagtatatttgtccacttaaattttcacacaaagttcaactgatccgagatacgatgttaatgttttaatgacttaaacttatctgtgtgtcccactacttgaatatactcccgtatccagatctcaatattcagtcttacaggtgagtataccacagatgatatctataaggggttagatgcgagggccgtgagagctcaggtcgatacttccgtatacgcagagagatgacggcttcgacttttcggtgtgtcccctttagaggatctttttgttttcaacagcagcgactatcaattttattgtttcatcagcttgctgagggcgatgctatctttcaagcatttgcggaaagcattatctggggactaggtcagaacttccattcagcagaagtcccgggataataccccagatatcactgagcataaagacctagtatctcagaataaggacctttcaaacaagatttcaggggttacctatatatccaagaagttgttaacccacagaacaagcaagtttgaaatttagtttatatctcgtcacaatttactaaatgtgtaaaaacctactaacacatccgtagtaagattgtttatcacatttttgacttttcatttctttagcatgttatgacagttcactgatgtactatcatttcctcttttctccacaaaactcatttttgatttttatcatgtttttgtctttttcaaattttctaatgtttttggattttctgaaatttcatactccccctaaaatgcaaacacatttcaaaggaaatttgaaaataactaAGTTCTTGACCTACTTGAAacataaaatgtaaaacaaactatacaaacacTTTGAAAACCGACAttgaatcgcatcaattcgccattcactagacataaacaatcagaactccccctttcacaaaccattttctcatttagatctcaaaacacttaagtttgttttaatcaaaatgatttttccggaaaatgagtttgtttttaccacttgtaggtttactactttttaagtacggggatatggttaatcatcttgttcatctttatcatgtgtagtaaatcaagtacaacttaatgtccctgatttaccatttgcagttaaGCAACATCtctaccacttgtaaaaacacacacaatactaactgtaggaatgttacgtctacataaaccattttaccaatcagaatgccgattcctgcttcacacttaccaacttggaagctccggcgtagtcattcaccTGTAACattcaaacatttttcaaaaactttcatacaaactcattacaaacatgaatgatgccgattcctgatccacgattacaaacttgggatctccggcgtagtcataAGACTTCAAGGAAAGCAAatttccatccaagtcttttcagacttgatggttttcaattcttgcgtagtagggttatatgttgcctttttagttgcataaaaatctttaaccccctttgctttcccattcaacattttcccaaaaattttcttaacattcccattgaatgttttctcgacatcaaacttagttttctcggtgtaaaactgattcgagatttcaaccttttcaaccttctgtttaacttcttcaaatttcagtgacggaaattcatcatcattcactgtaATTttcacctcaacctgtggctcttctggctttgtggaaccagatttaTTGCCGACTTTCTtatcaactttcttaacaaccgacacttggttgtctttctctttctttttgttaaaattctttttagaacactcaccaacctcataagttgagttttcaaaaattttaattttctcgattggtggttcaacatcaacaactttttctttcaatttcttagaaaatccctgttttgttttagcattttcggacagttccatgaaatgtgaccagcttcattgcacttgtaacaggttcgacTCTCTCTTGGATAAAACACCTCAGCttcattctttttcttcttagcaagaaactcctggtttgattgacGCCAGAAAgttttcttctgttcttcttctgcacttccacctgacacaaattttgtttttgttttagaatttttcatatttttatgctTTTCTGgtgaaataaaacctaaacctttctttttgtagctacgattttggttaggtttcttttgagaaccagaaccagaattgtaaccttttttcttgtttaaacgttgtcgaactcttgaagtgtatttcttaggtttttcattaagatttaaatcttttatttcagaaatattaatttctgtcattttgaaaacctttttgatcatgtcaaaacgaacacttcttattggaaactctttgtcagagtataatttgtccgaatcatttaaagtgtatgcaacttcaaatgtttcatcatccaaatttgcttttgataacaaaaattctttactataagaccgtttaaccaaCGCCTTTTGACtcttgactgacgaacttgaccctccagactcagactttgactcggactcctcatcagtatccaacacctgatcgaccacctttttgattaactcagactcatgatcagtgtcagacgaggtgaacgtgacatcaatgttttctggtagttcatcagttgtatcggttttaagctttatattgactgctttttcaagttgctcctcgtttggttttctaggagaatacccttcccaaattggaggcggacacttgttatagctaacagtcggtttcttaccactatctttcttctttggtttctcatcttggaaagcttccatacctgcaacagttgggtaaatacgatcaatgagataatcagaactagaataactttgtaacaaacgtctaattctctcattctcaatcttttctgtctctaactcttgcttccacttagcactttcttcgatgtaaaagttgatagctttctgctttgacatcatgacaaCATTCATCATTGTTAGTGTTTGTTCTCTTTCTGTATtagtcttttggagaccagttactgttttgttcaagacatcataggattctttcacatagttgaggttaaacagcaactgctccttcttcttttcatactcagcaattatatcatcttttgctgcacattccttgcattcttccaaacacttcgtgcaaggcttgacaacttcaacaatcttttcaacttcaattgtCTTCACCACTTCAACCATTTtatcttcttctttcacctttcCTTCTACTTTCACTTGCTCAGTTTCAACCATCTTCTCAGCAATACTTTCAATgttctcattctgaacaacatcttcagttttcatttgttgttgttctttagcagctcgtttctccttcagtttctccatgcgatctgtaaaatagaaatgaaagctttcaggagaaagatgagattttgcaatattagtatgtttttcctcctcatcatcactactatcatcaaccggtgactgatcaaactgtacagatttttcagaactagcatctgataaactagaatcagatggtgtttgatcaaaaacaacttctttttctgaactaaCATCATTCTGTACACTTTCGTCTGAACTTTGTGACTTTTCATCAGAACTTTCTGAACTTTTATCAGAAACAACAGACTCTTCCTCCATACTCTTCACAGTCTcacaatagacttcatccatgtggcaaacatgtctggttctctaacaatattagcgatgaaagctttgaactctccttttccatcaacaaacatatcccagctgaagccttcaggtagtctttcatcatcctgattgactaaACAAACTTTGCTTTCGggtgatatgtagttgttccaattgaaatccaccaaacatgctttctttgaatcctcaatctttctaccatgagccgtctgtgaatcttgtgatagaccaacctgctgataaatggctttccggtagtaatcatcttttccgaacggattctgagctccactagcttccctgttcttgcattctcgcttgaaatggcctttctccctgcatcgaaaacaagtaactttagatttatcaaaacctaaagtagatacatgagcatcaagaaagtcatttctcccggtaattgttttgaatttttcagcacGCCTAAGGACGCTAGCTaggcaccattttatatccattagttccatctcttcggcgtctatttgatcctaatcctctttggagagcataggattcccgatcctcccagccactagaccctcataagataacaacacagaaccgagaagagccatgtggtctttagcagtttcttccgaaaaactttgaccttctggtaGATTTAAAgtgatgttgcactgaatcacataaccatttcctgtctttgtgctctgagactgaaagcttgtatttgactctttaggattgacacttggaaatgatgagaatccactgctgcttttgttagaaccctgatcagctttttctgatgaatctccagcactaaatgcagtttgtatcttcggACTTCTCTTAGCTTCTGGAACCAGAACACTACCTTTGTggtacattttaacatcctgttgaccacttggactgttcatcctagcgatcttctgctgttccaaatcctgactctcgatcttttcgataaactaagaaatcgttagcccatcataaacacccgtatttttcaaaatcatcaaatacgttccccactctttctgcggtaacgcatcgacaagcttgtctacccactcttcacgatcttttgtaatactcagcattgacatggatcgcactaagtgacagtagcATTCAATCAACTTCttcgtatcctctcccggtagactactaaacaaatcaaactctttcttgagcaatgccttcttgctcttgatcatgttctcactaccctcaaatttaacacgaagagcatcccaaatcgacTTTGATGTCttgtcatgctgtagcagaataaagatatcttctttgatcgcttgttgaagcagactgatcatcatcttttcagctttgtacatattcCTTTCTTGATCATTAAACTCTGATAAATCTTTGATAacctgcaattctgttcgaggcaacacatatttcttcagtatacattcccaagacctaagatggtttgcctgaacccaattttcgaatctgtctttccacctgtagtattcttcaatactcatcagtttcggaggCTTTTGGgaggttcccgtctcattttccaaactcatggcttgaacaatgGCAGCTGGACTAGATGgggtagcaaatgcgttgtaaaactcggtatccatgattacttaacacgtttttcaaaatcagcagctttcgagcgaaattagaTGTTTGTGTGCTAAGAGCAAAATCCCAGAAACCCTTAGAACGAAATTTGGATGATGCTTGGAGCGAAATCCCTAATCATAAGTCAGTTTTGAGCGAAATCTCTCAAATCTTGTccactggagcgaaatcagctcagTACTCTGGAGCGAAATTACAGGATTATGTGtcactggagcgaaatcaccagcTTGTATGAGCAAAATTATCAGAATATTATACCCCAGGCGCGAAATTACATCCAGTTTTGAAGCAAAATTACACAACTTTGGctgttggagcgaaatctgatgtgcaatataagcgaaatcaccagatgtccgtatgagcgaaatctACTCGGGGGCTAATTttatccatttttagtccgaatttcagtgtgaaactttctagggtttgatAATGTCCAATTATCTATGATCTGTGCAAAATTGAGCGAATTTCGACCGGTAAATCTCAAtctggtgaagaaagaaggtgtagaagtatgaaaacttgatgaattccagctaatctctgcagaactcctcctcctgagctctgataccacatgtaggatcgcaatctgacccgaatgagtcgttcagaggtgttctactctgtttcaggtgcggaataacaagaaacaaagctagaaacagctgattcttcactttaactactgattgtattgatttgaacacaattacaagcagtcttcacaccggcagcacttcggtatggaaatcGTACAACTGTTctacctgatttcgctcaagacTACTATATATACTGTTGTGATTTCGCTCAAGATGACCAActgaccacataagcgaaatcagcatgaccacataagcgaaatcagcaCCTAtttgaccctatgagcgaaatcagctcctaaaacacatatactctcatattttctcgtaaaacgtgccctaatctatacaatgcaatctaagactcgatccaagacgaagtcgacagatgtagtgcaccaacatgtTTATGGTAGTagaattttaataaattatgTAATCATTATTTGTTGAATAATAACAAaatactttttttattttcacaGTTTTCTAAATGAAAATGAAGTTTTGTGTTGATGAAGGTTGGGttatgtgacaaccgtcacttttccgtacattccgtacactaaatgaacagtgatctgtgctTTAATGAACGTACATGacctagtttacaagacaaataagtttctgaattccatacaagtgaattcatgcatgaTATATGCTACAAGAATTACCTTATGatagcgttgcgtcaaaaatactagtaaactcaccggtaagacacaatatGCCAACAACTCTgtagaaagcagtcagacaaaagaattggagcctaggtgtaggtccaatgacaagaatacattaaaatccaagagtacatacaagggtttacatatataccatccggaagctaaaatacgcactaaaaaaaagcacccgaaacgcactttaagtgcataATTTATTTAAATTCAGCTATAAAACAGCTGTTAACACATAAATTTCatgcagaatttatgttttatcaTCCAAGatacttccctaagtgtcggggATTGAAAGTGTTACAAAAGGACACTTGAAAGACAcaaaacggtgcaatttagcacttaaACGAATCGgtgtctaaccgaacaaccggacgttacccggaacaccaaaatattgctagaagcaatgttcttatttttctaagctagctagggtccccgaacaccctaacatacTATAGAATTAACCACACACATAACACCCTAACTAATACTTGGATTATAACTAACTAGAATTGTAACTAGAAGTTAGAAACTaaccaatacccccccccccctagttGGGCCGGTTACAATGGGATCCCAATTGGGATATTCTTGCAAAACTTTAATTGATATGTATGTACGTTAGGAGACATAGAAACCAAGAGGTAAAAGGATGTTGGGGGAACTTGCTTATAAACCACAAGACTAAGCACCATCACTTTCACTACACCCCAACCTCCTCCTCCCTCTCCCTTGCTCACGGCTCCAtccaccaccataccaccaccctTTTTCATTCAACTTCCTTCCATTCTAAGGATACTAGAAGGTGTTGGAAggcatacaacgaagcttggaagcgttggaagtggaaggacctcatctaggagcttttatccaccacttttctacacttgaacttcccttgccttgagctagtggtaagaacttagatccttgcatcttcatcttgtttttggtggttaatgatgtttaatAGTCAAAAGgataagaacactaaagaactaGAAACTTGAACATAAAAGATTCAAACATAAAGCTTTATATGAAGATATACATGATGTAATGTTGTAATAGGATGTTGTATTGAACATGTTGTTGATTACTTGATGATTTtctggttaatattgatgtttgatgttgttgtgatcactaaacatgttaacggaatcaatcgaacacgagttagaaagactaaaagctaaaaacagCATGCTGAGTTgtattttcagccaacttcaacaggctgtaacagGACCTTAATAAAACgaaaaaatgtattttctgaagcctagat comes from the Helianthus annuus cultivar XRQ/B chromosome 4, HanXRQr2.0-SUNRISE, whole genome shotgun sequence genome and includes:
- the LOC110933434 gene encoding uncharacterized protein LOC110933434; this encodes MEDVKKKFKDDLDKKTDPKVKTNVVGDKNQASKVDPKWKTNVVGDENQTSKVDPKGKPNVFASDRSLSSSSIVVSDAMPKSKGDVGQFVVPKKKKAMRISKAVMLVSDESHITHRTRSKFTKKNESVVVDSMKPVETIYVRSIPHTSDVVSRKRSTLKRSKKVSFIEFTKVAESIMRLPSDVASELALSVDSLRDVTIQNLRSELTNMNMITEKNGDGYRYGFSK